In Juglans microcarpa x Juglans regia isolate MS1-56 chromosome 8D, Jm3101_v1.0, whole genome shotgun sequence, the following are encoded in one genomic region:
- the LOC121242300 gene encoding uncharacterized protein LOC121242300, which translates to MTVHQYAAKFAELSRFPPYLILDEEKKARKFEEGLNFQIYERVMVLQMQCFSELVHKAILVEQNIKRGVELQETRKRTTPQGSSGRDQGPWKKRNEGNSSGKRLIQGTQQGLALQLDSNRPPPPPRAEGTVRGNIQRTTAPARVFALTSGEAEDKNDVITGTLSLFSNNATVLFDSGATHSFVSMTYARLCTLETKKLKSKLLVATPTGNSVVCDEFLPGSPVTIEGRSMPADLIGFNMIGFDVILGMDWLARYQASIDCFKK; encoded by the exons ATGACGGTACACCAGTATGCTGCAAAATTTGCAGAGTTATCACGTTTCCCCCCATATTTGATCCTGGATGAAGAGAAGAAGGCCAGGAAATTTGAAGAAGGCCTAAATTTCCAAATATATGAACGAGTAATGGTCCTGCAGATGCAGTGTTTTTCGGAGTTAGTGCACAAGGCAATTTTagtagaacaaaatattaagaGGGGCGTGGAAttgcaagaaacaagaaagagaaCTACTCCACAAGGATCCTCGGGTAGGGATCaagggccatggaagaagagaaatgaaggTAATAGCTCGGGAAAAAGGCTTATTCAGGGCACCCAACAA GGACTGGCTTTGCAATTGGATAGCAAcaggccaccaccaccacctaggGCAGAAGGGACAGTTCGAGGCAACATCCAACGTACTACTGCACCTGCAAGAGTCTTTGCCCTGACATCTGGAGAGGCTGAAGATAAGAATGATGTGATCACAG gtactctttctttgttttctaataatgcgACTGTGTTATTTGATTCGGGAGCTACACATTCGTTTGTTTCTATGACATATGCTCGACTTTGCACCTTAGAAACCAAAAAGTTAAAGTCCAAGTTACTGGTCGCgaccccaacaggaaattcGGTAGTATGTGACGAGTTTCTACCAGGGTCTCCCGTAACAATTGAGGGAAGATCGATGCCAGCAGATCTAATAGGGTTTAACATGATCgggtttgatgtaattttgggtatggattggctggCTCGTTACCAAGCCAGCATAGACTGttttaaaaagtga
- the LOC121242301 gene encoding uncharacterized protein LOC121242301, with translation MKAAQSRQKSYADKRRRQLEFEVGEKVFLRIAPMKRVMRFGKKGKLSPRYIGPFEIRDRIGPVAYRVALPPALVGVHNVFHISMLRKYIPDPTHIIDYEPLQIQEDMTYAEEPIRILEKKEQVLRTRTIPLVKVMWKNHATNKASWELEEEMRDKYPQLFEAGFDF, from the coding sequence atgaaagcagctcaaagccGACAAAAGAGTTACGCGGATAAACGACGCCGTCAGTTAGAGTTTGAGGTTGGGGaaaaagtatttttgagaatagcACCGATGAAAAGAGttatgagatttggaaagaagggcaagTTGAGCCCAAGGTATATTGGGCCATTTGAGATTCGTGACCggattggaccagtggcttaTAGAGTAGCACTTCCACCGGCACTTGTGGGAGTGcataatgtatttcatatttccatgttGAGGAAATATATTCCTGACCCGACGCACATTATTGACTATGAACCACTTCAGATTCAGGAGGATATGACTTATGCGGAAGAACCAATTcggattttggaaaagaaagaacaagtgtTACGGACTCGAACTATCCCTTTGGTTAAAGTAATGTGGAAGAATCATGCTACTAATAAAGCTTCTTGGGAGTTGGAGGAAGAAATGCGAGATAAGTACCCACAACTCTTTGAAGCTGGTTTTGACTTTTGA